The Punica granatum isolate Tunisia-2019 chromosome 4, ASM765513v2, whole genome shotgun sequence genome has a window encoding:
- the LOC116204283 gene encoding mediator of RNA polymerase II transcription subunit 12 isoform X1, with product MQRYHAANCSSAVNNSAIGLTSARESARAESPALPSSFPLNSRRPAQLAPYKLKCEKEPLNSRLGPPDYHPQTPDCPEETLTREYVQSGYKEMVEGLEEAREILLTQVQTFTKPVVLKCKEAIRKRLRAINESRAKKRKAGQVYGVPLSGTLLSKAAAFPEQRPCTEDFRRRWIEGLSQPHKRLRSLADHVPHGYRRKSLFEILIKNNVPLLRATWFIKVSYLNQIRPGSSGTPDKSQLSRTELWTKDVIDYLQYLLDEFIKNNSHSNPQLRDRSPQVIYSGSTLQKGEPASSTLDGEEPSLHFKWCYVVRLLQWHHAEGLLLPSPIIEWVLNQLQDKEIFEILQLLLPIIYGVIEAVVLSQSYVQILVGVALRYIREPSPGGSYLADNSRRAYTCSAVVEMLRYMMLAVPDTFVSLDCFPLPSCVVSHATNDGGFVAKASEDVGKMEISSAEIACMFKRKRFDALYQSKSFHRLVSCIRKRSDKLAKSICPGNSCSSYAKAVQALDKALVQGDLRVAYKFLFEDFCEGALDEGWIKEVSPCLRSSLKCIETVNLSFIHTVFFLCEWATCDFRNFRTSRFNRMQFTGRRDFSEVYAVIWFLKMKARDLQNDACSGSGDAVGVAGHEERGLDNGNLGPTSGTNGFEIGDSMNHLNRSMSLVDVFDSPGPLHDILVCWIDQHEAHKGETLERLQLLIVELTRFGIFYPQAYVRQLLVSGILDLNFPIVDVDRHIRHCQVLKLLPEALVHDALKEMKIADGAELAEAVHVYSNERQLVLRNRLCNQHRYTGDGKLLGQKLKKHHPRDVPSPASVDHWKSVGSPSEVLSFRKAKSGVHIDELKTAISALMQFPSSDSGLVDTVVDESEGSVKRPAGSMCNKVQLTDGCEECRRVKKQKLTEERSSYIQVHSPTPLEEDDLWWARKGPKLIEPMRIDPPLKTTKQTSRGRQKVVRKTQSLAQLAAARIEGSQGASTSHVCDNRISCPHHRTVMDGEIPKVTDANGPSHYGDIIYIGKALRRLRFAKRRMVTSWLINVVRQLVDEAEKASSVKVGQFNNRSFTALDDLSSLKWKLSEDELSGILYLMDVSNDLVLAIKFLLWLLPKALRIPNSTIHSGRNLLTLQRHMESHVCEVGEAFLLSSLRRYENTLIAADLIPQTLSALMHRAAASVASNGRVSGTSALAYARYLLKKYGAVSSVMEWRKNFKAASDKRLLSELESGRSIDGEHGFSMGAPTGADDLDDLLRQKLSSSRLSRVGMVMREIVQRHIEGAFHFYSTKEKKLLSAGGPKGPIMDKGDEGYQKAQQILMGLMDCIRQTGGAAQEGDPSLICSAVSAIVGSIGPTLAKVPDFSSGSSYANTSLPPAPGSYVAKRILRIHITSLCLLKEALGERQSRVFEVALATEALSALSGAFSPGKVSRNQYQLSPESHDSNLNTSMDSAKGAAGRATKIAAAVSALVIGSVLQGVTSLERMVTVFRLKDGLDVSQFVRSLRSNSNGNTRSPGPVKGDGLLEVYIHWFRLLVGSCRTVSDGLIVELLGEPSALALSRMQQTLPLRLVFPPAYAIFAVLMWRPYILNGNLAAAREDIHQLYVSLNAAMNDALRHFSFRDVCLRNTQGLYDLIAADRTDTELAETLDVKCSDVKSKGIVPLCARHFLNAILDCRIPSVFTQDEPKALSAEIETRLVDKIVHVLNTLQPAKFHWQWLELRLLLNEQALIEKLESSNDSSLKEVMQSLPFGPKKAAASDNESNVIEIILTRLLVRPDASPLYSEAVHLLGRSLEDSLLLMTKWFLEGNDVLFGRKTVRQRLINIAETKGLSISSQSWKHWGWAHSGPDNISSRNDLGKRKYEMTSLEEGEFIEECLESKKHGKGSAGRSLDAEANNICKSHATEKALIELILLCMDQSSDESRYTFASDLIKQLSAIEQQMNAIARGTSKQAGTSPSVTDSPVGKTSSRKGSRGGSPGMAARRQVAADPAPPSPAALRASISLRLHFLLRSLPVICADREPSGKNMRHMLAPVMLHLLGNRLIYEDAELPFCPGQSSPRKRDSSEMLMEAQGVAASLLPGESLFDRMLLILHGLLSSTQPSWLKSKRVSAITHESMRDFCGFEKEVSEKLQNELESMQLPDKIRWRIQAAMPVLVPSVKCSISCQPPSVPQSAIAPLLQPSTFPPASSNPTQRTSQRTQSSSALGKSKASPAVQLENEMEFDSWTLLEDGVGSAPSSGGISAMGSADGANLRASSWLKGAVRVRRTDLTYVGPVDEDS from the exons ATGCAAAGATATCATGCTGCCAACTGCTCTAGTGCAGTAAATAATAGTGCAATTGGTCTGACGTCAGCTAGGGAATCTGCGCGTGCTGAATCGCCTGCATTGCCTTCTAGCTTCCCTCTTAACTCCAG ACGGCCAGCTCAGCTAGCACCATACAAGTTGAAGTGCGAAAAAGAACCTTTGAATTCCcg ACTCGGGCCTCCAGATTACCATCCGCAGACACCTGATTGCCCCGAGGAGACCTTAACCAGAGAATATGTTCAGTCTGGTTACAAGGAGATGGTTGAAGGGCTTGAG GAAGCTCGAGAGATTTTGTTGACTCAAGTTCAGACCTTTACAAAGCCTGTTGTACTCAAATGCAAGGAG GCAATAAGAAAAAGACTTAGAGCGATCAATGAGTCTAGAGCTAAGAAGCGCAAG GCTGGTCAAGTTTATGGTGTGCCTCTATCTGGTACCTTGTTGAGCAAAGCTGCTGCCTTTCCTGAACAAAGACCATGTACTGAAGACTTCAGGAGAAGATGGATTGAG GGTTTGTCACAACCTCATAAAAGATTGCGTTCTTTGGCAGACCATGTTCCTCATGGTTATAGAAGAAAGTCTCTTTTTGAAATTCTTATTAAGAATAATGTGCCATTGCTGAGAGCAACGTGGTTCATTAAAGTTTCTTATCTTAACCAG ATCCGACCGGGCTCTTCTGGAACTCCTGACAAGAGTCAGTTGTCCCGTACTGAGCTGTGGACAAAGGATGTCATTGATTATCTGCAGTACTTATTGGATgaattcatcaaaaataaTTCCCATTCTAACCCCCAGCTCAGAGATCGATCACCGCAAGTGATTTATTCAGGGTCAACCCTACAAAAGGGAGAACCAGCATCATCTACTTTGGATGGTGAGGAGCCTTCCCTCCATTTCAAATGGTGTTATGTGGTGCGTCTATTGCAGTGGCACCATGCTGAAGGGTTGCTTCTTCCTTCACCCATCATTGAGTGGGTCCTTAATCAGCTCCAG GATAAGGAAATATTTGAGATTTTGCAGCTGCTACTGCCCATCATATATGGTGTCATTGAAGCCGTTGTTCTATCTCAAAGTTACGTGCAGATTCTTGTTGGAGTGGCTCTGCGTTACATTCGTGAACCTTCTCCTGGGGGGTCTTATCTAGCTGATAATTCTCGCAGGGCGTATACATGTTCTGCTGTAGTTGAGATGCTGCGGTATATGATGCTGGCTGTACCTGACACGTTCGTTTCTTTGGATTGCTTTCCTTTACCTTCATGTGTTGTCTCTCATGCAACCAATGATGGTGGATTTGTTGCAAAGGCATCTGAAGATGTAGGAAAGATGGAAATAAGTTCAGCAGAAATTGCTTGTATGTTCAAGAGGAAGAGGTTTGACGCCCTGTATCAGTCAAAGTCATTTCATCGCCTTGTATCATGCATTCGGAAACGTTCAGACAAGTTAGCAAAGAGTATATGTCCAGGAAACTCGTGTAGTAGTTATGCTAAAGCTGTTCAAGCTTTGGACAAAGCTCTTGTGCAAGGGGATCTAAGGGTAGCCTACAAGTTTCTTTTTGAAGATTTCTGCGAAGGAGCTCTTGATGAAGGTTGGATCAAAGAAGTCAGTCCATGCTTAAGATCATCTCTGAAATGCATTGAGACTGTGAACCTGTCATTTATTCACACTGTGTTCTTTCTCTGTGAGTGGGCTACATGTGATTTTAGAAACTTTCGAACTAGTCGTTTCAATAGGATGCAGTTTACTGGAAGAAGAGACTTCTCTGAAGTTTATGCAGTGATTTGGTTTCTCAAAATGAAAGCAAGAGATCTACAGAATGATGCATGTAGCGGGAGTGGTGATGCTGTTGGTGTAGCTGGTCATGAAGAGCGCGGCCTAGATAATGGTAACTTGGGCCCAACTTCTGGTACAAATGGATTTGAAATTGGTGATAGTATGAATCATCTAAATAGAAGTATGAGTTTGGTGGATGTCTTCGACAGCCCTGGCCCATTACATGACATATTGGTGTGCTGGATTGATCAACATGAAGCACACAAAGGAGAGACCCTTGAGCGTTTGCAGCTACTCATTGTGGAACTTACACGCTTTGGCATCTTTTACCCACAGGCCTATGTGAGGCAGCTGCTTGTCAGTGGTATATTGGACCTGAATTTCCCGATTGTTGATGTGGACAGACACATCCGCCATTGTCAGGTTCTGAAGCTGCTGCCTGAGGCGTTAGTTCATGATGCATTGAAGGAGATGAAGATTGCTGATGGGGCAGAGCTTGCTGAGGCAGTCCATGTTTATTCAAATGAGCGGCAACTTGTTCTTCGGAACCGTCTTTGCAATCAACATAGGTATACTGGTGACGGCAAGCTTTTGGGTCAGAAACTCAAGAAGCACCATCCCAGGGATGTTCCTTCGCCAGCATCTGTGGATCACTGGAAATCTGTAGGGTCACCTTCCGAGGTACTTTCTTTTAGAAAGGCCAAGAGTGGTGTCCACATTGACGAGCTGAAGACTGCAATATCGGCTCTCATGCAATTTCCTAGCTCAGATTCTGGGCTTGTTGACACTGTAGTTGATGAATCTGAAGGGAGTGTTAAGAGGCCTGCTGGGTCAATGTGCAACAAGGTTCAATTGACAGATGGATGCGAAGAGTGCAGAAGGGTAAAGAAGCAAAAATTGACAGAGGAAAGGAGTTCATACATTCAGGTACATTCCCCGACTCCATTGGAGGAGGATGATTTATGGTGGGCAAGGAAGGGGCCGAAACTGATAGAACCAATGAGAATTGATCCACCACTTAAAACAACAAAGCAAACATCCCGTGGTAGACAAAAAGTTGTGCGTAAAACTCAAAGCCTTGCTCAACTAGCTGCTGCTAGAATTGAGGGTAGCCAAGGAGCATCTACCAGTCACGTTTGTGATAACAGGATCAGCTGCCCTCATCATAGAACAGTGATGGATGGAGAGATTCCCAAAGTAACTGATGCAAACGGACCATCTCATTATGgtgatataatttatattggaAAAGCTTTAAGAAGGCTGCGATTTGCAAAGAGGAGAATGGTTACCTCTTGGTTGATTAATGTAGTCAGGCAGCTTGTGGACGAGGCAGAAAAGGCTTCTTCCGTCAAGGTTGGGCAGTTCAATAACAGGAGTTTTACTGCCCTTGACGACTTGAGCTCCTTGAAGTGGAAGCTTAGTGAAGATGAGTTATCAGGGATATTGTATCTGATGGATGTCTCCAATGACTTAGTTTTGGCCATCAAGTTCCTTCTTTGGTTGTTGCCTAAAGCTCTTCGTATTCCCAATTCAACAATTCATAGTGGAAGAAACCTGCTGACACTGCAAAGGCACATGGAAAGCCATGTTTGTGAAGTTGGGGAGGCATTTCTTTTGTCATCCCTCAGAAG GTATGAGAATACCCTTATTGCAGCAGATCTTATCCCACAAACTTTATCTGCTCTGATGCATAGAGCAGCAGCTTCTGTTGCCTCCAATGGAAGAGTTTCAGGTACATCAGCTTTGGCTTATGCTCGATATCTGTTGAAGAAGTATGGTGCAGTGAGTAGTGTCATGGAATGGAGGAAGAATTTCAAGGCAGCAAGTGACAAAAGACTCTTATCTGAACTTGAATCTGGACGATCAATAGATGGAGAACACGGATTTTCTATGGGAGCTCCAACTGGAGCTGACGATCTTGATGACTTATTGCGTCAGAAGCTAAGCAGTTCTCGGTTATCTAGAGTGGGCATGGTTATGAGAGAGATTGTTCAGAGGCACATTGAGGGTGCCTTCCATTTTTACTCAACCAAAGAGAAGAAGTTGCTTTCTGCTGGTGGCCCAAAAGGTCCTATAATGGACAAGGGAGATGAAGGATATCAGAAAGCTCAGCAGATACTCATGGGACTCATGGACTGTATCAGGCAAACTGGTGGTGCTGCACAAGAAGGGGACCCATCGTTGATTTGTTCTGCGGTGTCTGCTATTGTTGGCAGCATCGGGCCCACATTAGCTAAAGTACCTGATTTTAGTTCAGGCAGTAGTTATGCAAACACAAGCTTGCCGCCTGCTCCGGGATCATATGTTGCCAAGCGGATTTTGAGGATCCATATCACTTCACTGTGCCTCTTGAAGGAAGCTCTTGGCGAGCGTCAGAGTCGGGTATTTGAGGTGGCTCTTGCAACGGAAGCCTTGTCTGCTCTTTCAGGAGCTTTTTCTCCAGGAAAGGTGTCGAGAAACCAGTACCAGCTCTCACCTGAATCTCACGATTCAAATCTAAATACTTCTATGGATTCTGCCAAGGGTGCTGCTGGTAGAGCCACCAAAATTGCTGCTGCCGTGTCTGCACTTGTAATTGGAAGTGTCCTGCAGGGAGTTACTAGCTTAGAGAGAATGGTCACTGTTTTTAGACTGAAAGACGGGTTGGATGTATCCCAGTTTGTGAGGAGCTTGAGATCTAACTCCAATGGTAACACCCGTTCACCAGGCCCTGTTAAAGGTGATGGCCTGTTGGAAGTTTACATTCATTGGTTTAGGCTTCTAGTGGGAAGCTGCAGGACAGTCTCGGATGGGCTAATAGTTGAGCTTCTAGGGGAGCCATCTGCTTTAGCTCTTTCGAGGATGCAGCAGACTCTTCCTCTTCGCTTAGTTTTCCCGCCTGCCTATGCTATATTTGCCGTCCTCATGTGGCGGCCATATATTCTGAATGGTAATCTTGCTGCAGCTCGGGAAGACATCCACCAGTTGTATGTGTCACTGAATGCGGCAATGAATGATGCTCTGAGACACTTTTCTTTTAGGGATGTTTGTTTGAGAAACACCCAGGGCTTGTATGATCTGATAGCGGCAGATAGAACTGATACTGAGTTAGCGGAAACACTGGATGTAAAGTGCTCAGATGTGAAATCTAAAGGCATTGTCCCTCTCTGTGCGAGGCACTTTCTGAATGCTATTCTTGATTGTAGAATACCCTCGGTTTTTACACAGGATGAACCCAAAGCTCTTTCTGCTGAAATTGAAACCAGGCTTGTTGATAAGATTGTCCATGTCTTGAATACCCTGCAACCTGCCAAGTTTCATTGGCAGTGGCTGGAGCTGAGGCTACTCTTGAACGAACAGGCTCTTATAGAAAAGCTAGAAAGCAGCAATGACTCATCTCTAAAGGAGGTGATGCAGTCACTGCCATTTGGACCCAAAAAAGCTGCTGCTTCCGACAATGAGAGCAATGTCATTGAGATCATTCTCACAAGGTTACTTGTGAGACCTGATGCTTCTCCCCTTTACTCCGAGGCGGTTCATCTCTTAGGGAGGTCACTGGAGGATTCTTTGCTGTTGATGACAAAATGGTTTCTTGAAGGGAATGACGTACTTTTTGGGAGAAAGACGGTCAGACAGCGTCTTATCAATATTGCTGAGACAAAAGGTCTTTCGATAAGCTCTCAGTCTTGGAAGCATTGGGGTTGGGCCCACTCTGGTCCTGATAATATCTCGAGTAGAAATGATCTGGGTAAGAGGAAATATGAAATGACTAGTCTGGAAGAGGGAGAGTTCATAGAAGAATGTTTGGAATCGAAGAAGCACGGGAAAGGTTCAGCGGGACGGTCTTTGGATGCTGAAGCAAATAATATCTGCAAGTCCCATGCGACCGAGAAAGCTCTTATCGAACTGATTCTCCTTTGTATGGATCAGAGTTCCGACGAGTCGCGATATACTTTTGCAAGTGATCTGATTAAGCAGTTAAGCGCAATCGAGCAACAGATGAATGCGATTGCTCGTGGGACGAGCAAGCAGGCTGGAACTTCTCCTTCTGTCACTGACAGTCCTGTTGGAAAGACCAGTAGCCGCAAGGGGAGTAGAGGTGGCAGTCCAGGAATGGCTGCCAGGAGGCAAGTGGCAGCAGATCCTGCACCTCCTTCTCCAGCAGCTCTGCGAGCTTCAATTTCCTTGCGACTCCATTTCCTTCTAAGGTCATTGCCTGTCATCTGTGCTGATAG GGAACCTTCAGGAAAGAACATGAGACACATGCTTGCGCCTGTAATGCTTCATCTTCTGGGGAATCGGCTTATTTACGAAGATGCGGAGCTGCCATTTTGTCCTGGCCAGAGTTCTCCACGCAAGAGGGATAGCAGTGAAATGCTAATGGAAGCCCAGGGTGTTGCTGCTTCCCTGCTGCCTGGTGAAAGCCTTTTTGATAGGATGTTGCTGATACTTCATGGGCTACTGAGCAGTACTCAGCCCAGTTGGCTGAAATCAAAACGTGTATCGGCAATAACTCATGAATCCATGAGAGATTTCTGTGGATTTGAGAAGGAAGTTTCCGAAAAATTACAG AATGAATTGGAAAGCATGCAACTTCCCGACAAGATCCGATGGCGAATCCAAGCTGCAATGCCAGTACTTGTCCCTTCTGTTAAATGCTCCATCTCCTGCCAGCCCCCATCTGTGCCGCAGTCCGCTATTGCTCCTCTACTTCAACCTAGTACATTTCCTCCTGCAAGTTCAAACCCGACCCAGAGGACTTCGCAAAGAACTCAATCTTCTAGCGCACTTGGCAAGTCAAAAGCATCGCCGGCAGTGCAACTGGAGAATGAGATGGAGTTTGACTCGTGGACCCTCTTGGAAGATGGTGTGGGGTCCGCCCCGTCTTCGGGAGGCATTTCTGCAATGGGAAGTGCAGACGGTGCCAATCTGCGAGCCTCCAGTTGGCTCAAGGGAGCTGTGCGGGTGAGAAGAACCGATCTCACTTATGTCGGTCCGGTCGATGAAGACAGCTAA